A region of Neovison vison isolate M4711 chromosome 7, ASM_NN_V1, whole genome shotgun sequence DNA encodes the following proteins:
- the ACD gene encoding adrenocortical dysplasia protein homolog isoform X6, with product MAGLGSLVLRPWIRDLILGSDALSSPQAGQLLEVLQEAEAPGPSHAPDPSDVAAALLVSDGTHSVRCLVTREALNASDWEEKEFGFRGAEGRLLLLQDCGIRVQVAEGGAPAEFYLQVDRFSLLPAEQRRERVIGCNQDPDVQKKLFDCLEEHLSESISPSAGLSLSQLLDEVQEDQEHRGALVHLAESCLMLAGPCTAPPLTRWTSSCHRATGETVYTVLSSWLHISENDQRVLNSLRPGKGVLGPQPFTAITQVPRLLQKVAHPGTPALSSHVSSEESGASISLLPSLSLAASDPVQKGSVQAVPAICSAPGPLPPGSPHPSHVPSSPLLSCTPTLSPLGYVPSPHQAIVTRAQKPSLEFKEQGLTPKNWQHSPRTKSTPGALQSSPVWDPPKRHRDGSAFQYGYEPPCTSLCAQVRAARLPPQLVAWALHFLMEPPPDSQLTQV from the exons ATGGCAGGCTTGGGGAGTTTGGTCCTGCGGCCTTGGATTCGAGACCTGATCCTGGGGTCAGATGCACTCTCAAGTCCACAGGCGGGTCAGCTGCTCGAG GTGTTACAGGAGGCCGAGGCTCCGGGCCCGTCCCACGCCCCTGACCCCTCTGACGTCGCAGCGGCGCTCCTTGTGTCTGACGGGACCCACAGTGTCCGGTGCCTAGTGACGCGGGAGGCCCTGAACGCCTCGGACTG GGAGGAGAAAGAGTTCGGCTTCCGAGGGGCAGAAgggcggctgctgctgctgcaggacTGTGGGATCCGCGTCCAAGTCGCCGAAGGTGGCGCG CCCGCAGAGTTCTACCTCCAGGTGGATCGCTTCAGCCTGCTGCCTGCAGAGCAGCGCCGGGAACGGGTGATTGGTTG CAACCAGGACCCGGATGTGCAGAAAAAGCTCTTTGACTGTCTGGA GGAGCACCTTTCAGAGTCCATCTCCCCCAGTGCAG GACTTTCACTGTCCCAACTTCTGGATGAAGTGCAAGAAGACCAGGAGCATCGGGGGGCGCTAGTGCATCTGGCTGAGAGCTGTCTGATGCTGGCAGGCCCTTGCACAGCACCCCCCCTCACCCGCTGGACCTCCTCCTGCCATAGGGCCACG GGAGAAACTGTGTACACTGTCCTCAGCTCATGGCTGCACATCTCTGAGAATGACCAGCGAGTTCTGAACTCTCTGCGCCCAG GTAAGGGGGTGCTCGGGCCACAGCCATTCACTGCTATCACCCAGGTTCCCAGGCTGCTGCAAAAGGTTGCACACCCAG GAACTCCAGCTTTATCCAGCCACGTGTCCTCGGAGGAAAGCGGCGCCAGCAtcagccttctgccttccctgtcCTTGGCTGCTTCAGACCCAGTGCAAAAGGGCAGTGTCCAGGCTGTACCAGCCATCTGTTCAGCCCCTGGCCCCTTGCCCCCTGGCTCCCCACACCCTAGCCATGTTCCCAGTTCCCCACTCCTGAGCTGCACCCCAACACTGTCACCCCTTGGCTATGTACCCAGTCCACATCAGGCCATTGTGACTAGGGCCCAGAAACCTAGCCTGGAATTCAAGGAGCAAGGGTTGACCCCCAAGAACTGGCAGCACTCTCCAAGGACAAAAAGCACCCCGGGAGCCCTGCAGTCCAGCCCTGTTTGG GACCCTCCAAAGCGGCATCGTGATGGTTCTGCCTTCCAGTATGGGTACGAGCCACCCTGCACCTCCCTCTGTGCCCAGGTCCGAGCCGCCAG GCTCCCTCCCCAGCTCGTGGCCTGGGCCTTGCACTTTCTGATGGAACCACCGCCAGATTCTCAGCTAACCCAGGTGTGA
- the ACD gene encoding adrenocortical dysplasia protein homolog isoform X3, translating to MAGLGSLVLRPWIRDLILGSDALSSPQAGQLLEVLQEAEAPGPSHAPDPSDVAAALLVSDGTHSVRCLVTREALNASDWEEKEFGFRGAEGRLLLLQDCGIRVQVAEGGAPAEFYLQVDRFSLLPAEQRRERVIGCNQDPDVQKKLFDCLEEHLSESISPSAGLSLSQLLDEVQEDQEHRGALVHLAESCLMLAGPCTAPPLTRWTSSCHRATGETVYTVLSSWLHISENDQRVLNSLRPGQRAPGPELPPPDPGLQDLSLTLISPSSPTSSGTPALSSHVSSEESGASISLLPSLSLAASDPVQKGSVQAVPAICSAPGPLPPGSPHPSHVPSSPLLSCTPTLSPLGYVPSPHQAIVTRAQKPSLEFKEQGLTPKNWQHSPRTKSTPGALQSSPVWDPPKRHRDGSAFQYGYEPPCTSLCAQVRAARLPPQLVAWALHFLMEPPPDSQLTQV from the exons ATGGCAGGCTTGGGGAGTTTGGTCCTGCGGCCTTGGATTCGAGACCTGATCCTGGGGTCAGATGCACTCTCAAGTCCACAGGCGGGTCAGCTGCTCGAG GTGTTACAGGAGGCCGAGGCTCCGGGCCCGTCCCACGCCCCTGACCCCTCTGACGTCGCAGCGGCGCTCCTTGTGTCTGACGGGACCCACAGTGTCCGGTGCCTAGTGACGCGGGAGGCCCTGAACGCCTCGGACTG GGAGGAGAAAGAGTTCGGCTTCCGAGGGGCAGAAgggcggctgctgctgctgcaggacTGTGGGATCCGCGTCCAAGTCGCCGAAGGTGGCGCG CCCGCAGAGTTCTACCTCCAGGTGGATCGCTTCAGCCTGCTGCCTGCAGAGCAGCGCCGGGAACGGGTGATTGGTTG CAACCAGGACCCGGATGTGCAGAAAAAGCTCTTTGACTGTCTGGA GGAGCACCTTTCAGAGTCCATCTCCCCCAGTGCAG GACTTTCACTGTCCCAACTTCTGGATGAAGTGCAAGAAGACCAGGAGCATCGGGGGGCGCTAGTGCATCTGGCTGAGAGCTGTCTGATGCTGGCAGGCCCTTGCACAGCACCCCCCCTCACCCGCTGGACCTCCTCCTGCCATAGGGCCACG GGAGAAACTGTGTACACTGTCCTCAGCTCATGGCTGCACATCTCTGAGAATGACCAGCGAGTTCTGAACTCTCTGCGCCCAGGTCAGAGAGCACCAG GCCCTGAGCTGCCTCCACCAGATCCAGGTTTGCAGGACCTATCGCTGACCCTCATTTCTCCTTCCTCGCCTACTTCCTCAG GAACTCCAGCTTTATCCAGCCACGTGTCCTCGGAGGAAAGCGGCGCCAGCAtcagccttctgccttccctgtcCTTGGCTGCTTCAGACCCAGTGCAAAAGGGCAGTGTCCAGGCTGTACCAGCCATCTGTTCAGCCCCTGGCCCCTTGCCCCCTGGCTCCCCACACCCTAGCCATGTTCCCAGTTCCCCACTCCTGAGCTGCACCCCAACACTGTCACCCCTTGGCTATGTACCCAGTCCACATCAGGCCATTGTGACTAGGGCCCAGAAACCTAGCCTGGAATTCAAGGAGCAAGGGTTGACCCCCAAGAACTGGCAGCACTCTCCAAGGACAAAAAGCACCCCGGGAGCCCTGCAGTCCAGCCCTGTTTGG GACCCTCCAAAGCGGCATCGTGATGGTTCTGCCTTCCAGTATGGGTACGAGCCACCCTGCACCTCCCTCTGTGCCCAGGTCCGAGCCGCCAG GCTCCCTCCCCAGCTCGTGGCCTGGGCCTTGCACTTTCTGATGGAACCACCGCCAGATTCTCAGCTAACCCAGGTGTGA
- the ACD gene encoding adrenocortical dysplasia protein homolog isoform X1, translating to MAGLGSLVLRPWIRDLILGSDALSSPQAGQLLEVLQEAEAPGPSHAPDPSDVAAALLVSDGTHSVRCLVTREALNASDWEEKEFGFRGAEGRLLLLQDCGIRVQVAEGGAPAEFYLQVDRFSLLPAEQRRERVIGCNQDPDVQKKLFDCLEEHLSESISPSAGLSLSQLLDEVQEDQEHRGALVHLAESCLMLAGPCTAPPLTRWTSSCHRATGETVYTVLSSWLHISENDQRVLNSLRPGQRAPGPELPPPDPGLQDLSLTLISPSSPTSSGKGVLGPQPFTAITQVPRLLQKVAHPGTPALSSHVSSEESGASISLLPSLSLAASDPVQKGSVQAVPAICSAPGPLPPGSPHPSHVPSSPLLSCTPTLSPLGYVPSPHQAIVTRAQKPSLEFKEQGLTPKNWQHSPRTKSTPGALQSSPVWDPPKRHRDGSAFQYGYEPPCTSLCAQVRAARLPPQLVAWALHFLMEPPPDSQLTQV from the exons ATGGCAGGCTTGGGGAGTTTGGTCCTGCGGCCTTGGATTCGAGACCTGATCCTGGGGTCAGATGCACTCTCAAGTCCACAGGCGGGTCAGCTGCTCGAG GTGTTACAGGAGGCCGAGGCTCCGGGCCCGTCCCACGCCCCTGACCCCTCTGACGTCGCAGCGGCGCTCCTTGTGTCTGACGGGACCCACAGTGTCCGGTGCCTAGTGACGCGGGAGGCCCTGAACGCCTCGGACTG GGAGGAGAAAGAGTTCGGCTTCCGAGGGGCAGAAgggcggctgctgctgctgcaggacTGTGGGATCCGCGTCCAAGTCGCCGAAGGTGGCGCG CCCGCAGAGTTCTACCTCCAGGTGGATCGCTTCAGCCTGCTGCCTGCAGAGCAGCGCCGGGAACGGGTGATTGGTTG CAACCAGGACCCGGATGTGCAGAAAAAGCTCTTTGACTGTCTGGA GGAGCACCTTTCAGAGTCCATCTCCCCCAGTGCAG GACTTTCACTGTCCCAACTTCTGGATGAAGTGCAAGAAGACCAGGAGCATCGGGGGGCGCTAGTGCATCTGGCTGAGAGCTGTCTGATGCTGGCAGGCCCTTGCACAGCACCCCCCCTCACCCGCTGGACCTCCTCCTGCCATAGGGCCACG GGAGAAACTGTGTACACTGTCCTCAGCTCATGGCTGCACATCTCTGAGAATGACCAGCGAGTTCTGAACTCTCTGCGCCCAGGTCAGAGAGCACCAG GCCCTGAGCTGCCTCCACCAGATCCAGGTTTGCAGGACCTATCGCTGACCCTCATTTCTCCTTCCTCGCCTACTTCCTCAGGTAAGGGGGTGCTCGGGCCACAGCCATTCACTGCTATCACCCAGGTTCCCAGGCTGCTGCAAAAGGTTGCACACCCAG GAACTCCAGCTTTATCCAGCCACGTGTCCTCGGAGGAAAGCGGCGCCAGCAtcagccttctgccttccctgtcCTTGGCTGCTTCAGACCCAGTGCAAAAGGGCAGTGTCCAGGCTGTACCAGCCATCTGTTCAGCCCCTGGCCCCTTGCCCCCTGGCTCCCCACACCCTAGCCATGTTCCCAGTTCCCCACTCCTGAGCTGCACCCCAACACTGTCACCCCTTGGCTATGTACCCAGTCCACATCAGGCCATTGTGACTAGGGCCCAGAAACCTAGCCTGGAATTCAAGGAGCAAGGGTTGACCCCCAAGAACTGGCAGCACTCTCCAAGGACAAAAAGCACCCCGGGAGCCCTGCAGTCCAGCCCTGTTTGG GACCCTCCAAAGCGGCATCGTGATGGTTCTGCCTTCCAGTATGGGTACGAGCCACCCTGCACCTCCCTCTGTGCCCAGGTCCGAGCCGCCAG GCTCCCTCCCCAGCTCGTGGCCTGGGCCTTGCACTTTCTGATGGAACCACCGCCAGATTCTCAGCTAACCCAGGTGTGA
- the ACD gene encoding adrenocortical dysplasia protein homolog isoform X4, producing the protein MAGLGSLVLRPWIRDLILGSDALSSPQAGQLLEVLQEAEAPGPSHAPDPSDVAAALLVSDGTHSVRCLVTREALNASDWEEKEFGFRGAEGRLLLLQDCGIRVQVAEGGAPAEFYLQVDRFSLLPAEQRRERVIGCNQDPDVQKKLFDCLEEHLSESISPSAGLSLSQLLDEVQEDQEHRGALVHLAESCLMLAGPCTAPPLTRWTSSCHRATGETVYTVLSSWLHISENDQRVLNSLRPGQRAPGKGVLGPQPFTAITQVPRLLQKVAHPGTPALSSHVSSEESGASISLLPSLSLAASDPVQKGSVQAVPAICSAPGPLPPGSPHPSHVPSSPLLSCTPTLSPLGYVPSPHQAIVTRAQKPSLEFKEQGLTPKNWQHSPRTKSTPGALQSSPVWDPPKRHRDGSAFQYGYEPPCTSLCAQVRAARLPPQLVAWALHFLMEPPPDSQLTQV; encoded by the exons ATGGCAGGCTTGGGGAGTTTGGTCCTGCGGCCTTGGATTCGAGACCTGATCCTGGGGTCAGATGCACTCTCAAGTCCACAGGCGGGTCAGCTGCTCGAG GTGTTACAGGAGGCCGAGGCTCCGGGCCCGTCCCACGCCCCTGACCCCTCTGACGTCGCAGCGGCGCTCCTTGTGTCTGACGGGACCCACAGTGTCCGGTGCCTAGTGACGCGGGAGGCCCTGAACGCCTCGGACTG GGAGGAGAAAGAGTTCGGCTTCCGAGGGGCAGAAgggcggctgctgctgctgcaggacTGTGGGATCCGCGTCCAAGTCGCCGAAGGTGGCGCG CCCGCAGAGTTCTACCTCCAGGTGGATCGCTTCAGCCTGCTGCCTGCAGAGCAGCGCCGGGAACGGGTGATTGGTTG CAACCAGGACCCGGATGTGCAGAAAAAGCTCTTTGACTGTCTGGA GGAGCACCTTTCAGAGTCCATCTCCCCCAGTGCAG GACTTTCACTGTCCCAACTTCTGGATGAAGTGCAAGAAGACCAGGAGCATCGGGGGGCGCTAGTGCATCTGGCTGAGAGCTGTCTGATGCTGGCAGGCCCTTGCACAGCACCCCCCCTCACCCGCTGGACCTCCTCCTGCCATAGGGCCACG GGAGAAACTGTGTACACTGTCCTCAGCTCATGGCTGCACATCTCTGAGAATGACCAGCGAGTTCTGAACTCTCTGCGCCCAGGTCAGAGAGCACCAG GTAAGGGGGTGCTCGGGCCACAGCCATTCACTGCTATCACCCAGGTTCCCAGGCTGCTGCAAAAGGTTGCACACCCAG GAACTCCAGCTTTATCCAGCCACGTGTCCTCGGAGGAAAGCGGCGCCAGCAtcagccttctgccttccctgtcCTTGGCTGCTTCAGACCCAGTGCAAAAGGGCAGTGTCCAGGCTGTACCAGCCATCTGTTCAGCCCCTGGCCCCTTGCCCCCTGGCTCCCCACACCCTAGCCATGTTCCCAGTTCCCCACTCCTGAGCTGCACCCCAACACTGTCACCCCTTGGCTATGTACCCAGTCCACATCAGGCCATTGTGACTAGGGCCCAGAAACCTAGCCTGGAATTCAAGGAGCAAGGGTTGACCCCCAAGAACTGGCAGCACTCTCCAAGGACAAAAAGCACCCCGGGAGCCCTGCAGTCCAGCCCTGTTTGG GACCCTCCAAAGCGGCATCGTGATGGTTCTGCCTTCCAGTATGGGTACGAGCCACCCTGCACCTCCCTCTGTGCCCAGGTCCGAGCCGCCAG GCTCCCTCCCCAGCTCGTGGCCTGGGCCTTGCACTTTCTGATGGAACCACCGCCAGATTCTCAGCTAACCCAGGTGTGA
- the ACD gene encoding adrenocortical dysplasia protein homolog isoform X2 produces MAGLGSLVLRPWIRDLILGSDALSSPQAGQLLEVLQEAEAPGPSHAPDPSDVAAALLVSDGTHSVRCLVTREALNASDWEEKEFGFRGAEGRLLLLQDCGIRVQVAEGGAPAEFYLQVDRFSLLPAEQRRERVIGCNQDPDVQKKLFDCLEEHLSESISPSAGLSLSQLLDEVQEDQEHRGALVHLAESCLMLAGPCTAPPLTRWTSSCHRATGETVYTVLSSWLHISENDQRVLNSLRPGPELPPPDPGLQDLSLTLISPSSPTSSGKGVLGPQPFTAITQVPRLLQKVAHPGTPALSSHVSSEESGASISLLPSLSLAASDPVQKGSVQAVPAICSAPGPLPPGSPHPSHVPSSPLLSCTPTLSPLGYVPSPHQAIVTRAQKPSLEFKEQGLTPKNWQHSPRTKSTPGALQSSPVWDPPKRHRDGSAFQYGYEPPCTSLCAQVRAARLPPQLVAWALHFLMEPPPDSQLTQV; encoded by the exons ATGGCAGGCTTGGGGAGTTTGGTCCTGCGGCCTTGGATTCGAGACCTGATCCTGGGGTCAGATGCACTCTCAAGTCCACAGGCGGGTCAGCTGCTCGAG GTGTTACAGGAGGCCGAGGCTCCGGGCCCGTCCCACGCCCCTGACCCCTCTGACGTCGCAGCGGCGCTCCTTGTGTCTGACGGGACCCACAGTGTCCGGTGCCTAGTGACGCGGGAGGCCCTGAACGCCTCGGACTG GGAGGAGAAAGAGTTCGGCTTCCGAGGGGCAGAAgggcggctgctgctgctgcaggacTGTGGGATCCGCGTCCAAGTCGCCGAAGGTGGCGCG CCCGCAGAGTTCTACCTCCAGGTGGATCGCTTCAGCCTGCTGCCTGCAGAGCAGCGCCGGGAACGGGTGATTGGTTG CAACCAGGACCCGGATGTGCAGAAAAAGCTCTTTGACTGTCTGGA GGAGCACCTTTCAGAGTCCATCTCCCCCAGTGCAG GACTTTCACTGTCCCAACTTCTGGATGAAGTGCAAGAAGACCAGGAGCATCGGGGGGCGCTAGTGCATCTGGCTGAGAGCTGTCTGATGCTGGCAGGCCCTTGCACAGCACCCCCCCTCACCCGCTGGACCTCCTCCTGCCATAGGGCCACG GGAGAAACTGTGTACACTGTCCTCAGCTCATGGCTGCACATCTCTGAGAATGACCAGCGAGTTCTGAACTCTCTGCGCCCAG GCCCTGAGCTGCCTCCACCAGATCCAGGTTTGCAGGACCTATCGCTGACCCTCATTTCTCCTTCCTCGCCTACTTCCTCAGGTAAGGGGGTGCTCGGGCCACAGCCATTCACTGCTATCACCCAGGTTCCCAGGCTGCTGCAAAAGGTTGCACACCCAG GAACTCCAGCTTTATCCAGCCACGTGTCCTCGGAGGAAAGCGGCGCCAGCAtcagccttctgccttccctgtcCTTGGCTGCTTCAGACCCAGTGCAAAAGGGCAGTGTCCAGGCTGTACCAGCCATCTGTTCAGCCCCTGGCCCCTTGCCCCCTGGCTCCCCACACCCTAGCCATGTTCCCAGTTCCCCACTCCTGAGCTGCACCCCAACACTGTCACCCCTTGGCTATGTACCCAGTCCACATCAGGCCATTGTGACTAGGGCCCAGAAACCTAGCCTGGAATTCAAGGAGCAAGGGTTGACCCCCAAGAACTGGCAGCACTCTCCAAGGACAAAAAGCACCCCGGGAGCCCTGCAGTCCAGCCCTGTTTGG GACCCTCCAAAGCGGCATCGTGATGGTTCTGCCTTCCAGTATGGGTACGAGCCACCCTGCACCTCCCTCTGTGCCCAGGTCCGAGCCGCCAG GCTCCCTCCCCAGCTCGTGGCCTGGGCCTTGCACTTTCTGATGGAACCACCGCCAGATTCTCAGCTAACCCAGGTGTGA
- the ACD gene encoding adrenocortical dysplasia protein homolog isoform X5, which translates to MAGLGSLVLRPWIRDLILGSDALSSPQAGQLLEVLQEAEAPGPSHAPDPSDVAAALLVSDGTHSVRCLVTREALNASDWEEKEFGFRGAEGRLLLLQDCGIRVQVAEGGAPAEFYLQVDRFSLLPAEQRRERVIGCNQDPDVQKKLFDCLEEHLSESISPSAGLSLSQLLDEVQEDQEHRGALVHLAESCLMLAGPCTAPPLTRWTSSCHRATGETVYTVLSSWLHISENDQRVLNSLRPGPELPPPDPGLQDLSLTLISPSSPTSSGTPALSSHVSSEESGASISLLPSLSLAASDPVQKGSVQAVPAICSAPGPLPPGSPHPSHVPSSPLLSCTPTLSPLGYVPSPHQAIVTRAQKPSLEFKEQGLTPKNWQHSPRTKSTPGALQSSPVWDPPKRHRDGSAFQYGYEPPCTSLCAQVRAARLPPQLVAWALHFLMEPPPDSQLTQV; encoded by the exons ATGGCAGGCTTGGGGAGTTTGGTCCTGCGGCCTTGGATTCGAGACCTGATCCTGGGGTCAGATGCACTCTCAAGTCCACAGGCGGGTCAGCTGCTCGAG GTGTTACAGGAGGCCGAGGCTCCGGGCCCGTCCCACGCCCCTGACCCCTCTGACGTCGCAGCGGCGCTCCTTGTGTCTGACGGGACCCACAGTGTCCGGTGCCTAGTGACGCGGGAGGCCCTGAACGCCTCGGACTG GGAGGAGAAAGAGTTCGGCTTCCGAGGGGCAGAAgggcggctgctgctgctgcaggacTGTGGGATCCGCGTCCAAGTCGCCGAAGGTGGCGCG CCCGCAGAGTTCTACCTCCAGGTGGATCGCTTCAGCCTGCTGCCTGCAGAGCAGCGCCGGGAACGGGTGATTGGTTG CAACCAGGACCCGGATGTGCAGAAAAAGCTCTTTGACTGTCTGGA GGAGCACCTTTCAGAGTCCATCTCCCCCAGTGCAG GACTTTCACTGTCCCAACTTCTGGATGAAGTGCAAGAAGACCAGGAGCATCGGGGGGCGCTAGTGCATCTGGCTGAGAGCTGTCTGATGCTGGCAGGCCCTTGCACAGCACCCCCCCTCACCCGCTGGACCTCCTCCTGCCATAGGGCCACG GGAGAAACTGTGTACACTGTCCTCAGCTCATGGCTGCACATCTCTGAGAATGACCAGCGAGTTCTGAACTCTCTGCGCCCAG GCCCTGAGCTGCCTCCACCAGATCCAGGTTTGCAGGACCTATCGCTGACCCTCATTTCTCCTTCCTCGCCTACTTCCTCAG GAACTCCAGCTTTATCCAGCCACGTGTCCTCGGAGGAAAGCGGCGCCAGCAtcagccttctgccttccctgtcCTTGGCTGCTTCAGACCCAGTGCAAAAGGGCAGTGTCCAGGCTGTACCAGCCATCTGTTCAGCCCCTGGCCCCTTGCCCCCTGGCTCCCCACACCCTAGCCATGTTCCCAGTTCCCCACTCCTGAGCTGCACCCCAACACTGTCACCCCTTGGCTATGTACCCAGTCCACATCAGGCCATTGTGACTAGGGCCCAGAAACCTAGCCTGGAATTCAAGGAGCAAGGGTTGACCCCCAAGAACTGGCAGCACTCTCCAAGGACAAAAAGCACCCCGGGAGCCCTGCAGTCCAGCCCTGTTTGG GACCCTCCAAAGCGGCATCGTGATGGTTCTGCCTTCCAGTATGGGTACGAGCCACCCTGCACCTCCCTCTGTGCCCAGGTCCGAGCCGCCAG GCTCCCTCCCCAGCTCGTGGCCTGGGCCTTGCACTTTCTGATGGAACCACCGCCAGATTCTCAGCTAACCCAGGTGTGA